The following coding sequences lie in one uncultured Celeribacter sp. genomic window:
- a CDS encoding ABC transporter permease subunit, with amino-acid sequence MADISLSATTPVVPRRRFRWSTLVDHAVLITGALIMFFPLLVMLQTASTPDVETMKYGPGLYFGDQLDDNFRKAMFEASGFSGANTGLSMFKNSLILGLGFAIGKIVIGMMAAYAIVYFRLRFATFAFWLIFTTLLLPLEVRILPSYEITQKLGLLNTYTGLIVPLIASATATFFFRQFFRSVPEELVEAARIDGAGPVKFFIDILVPLSQTMIAAMFIIMFVYGWNQYLWPTMITTDEGMYTLVRGIKRIVQVLQGGNEIPEYGRANVLAIIAVLPPVAIVIFFQSWFVKGLTESDK; translated from the coding sequence ATGGCTGACATCTCCCTCTCCGCGACCACCCCGGTCGTCCCTCGCCGTCGCTTTCGCTGGTCCACTTTGGTGGATCACGCGGTACTCATCACCGGCGCGCTTATCATGTTCTTTCCGCTTCTGGTGATGCTGCAAACCGCCTCGACGCCCGATGTCGAGACGATGAAATACGGGCCAGGCCTCTACTTTGGCGACCAGCTCGACGACAATTTCCGCAAGGCGATGTTCGAGGCCTCGGGGTTTTCCGGCGCGAACACCGGGCTGTCGATGTTCAAGAATTCGCTGATCCTCGGCCTCGGGTTCGCGATTGGCAAGATCGTCATCGGCATGATGGCCGCCTATGCCATCGTCTACTTCCGCCTGCGGTTCGCAACATTCGCCTTCTGGCTGATCTTCACCACGCTCCTCTTGCCGCTCGAAGTCCGCATCTTGCCGTCTTATGAGATCACGCAGAAACTGGGCCTTCTCAACACCTACACCGGCCTGATCGTGCCGCTCATCGCCTCCGCCACCGCGACGTTTTTCTTCCGCCAGTTCTTTCGCTCCGTGCCCGAGGAATTGGTCGAAGCCGCGCGGATTGATGGCGCAGGCCCGGTGAAATTCTTCATCGACATCCTCGTGCCGCTCTCGCAAACCATGATCGCCGCGATGTTCATCATCATGTTCGTCTATGGCTGGAACCAGTACCTCTGGCCGACGATGATCACCACGGATGAAGGCATGTACACCCTCGTGCGCGGCATCAAACGGATCGTTCAGGTGCTGCAAGGCGGCAATGAAATCCCCGAATACGGACGCGCGAATGTGCTGGCGATCATCGCCGTTCTGCCGCCCGTCGCCATCGTCATTTTCTTCCAGAGCTGGTTCGTCAAGGGCCTCACGGAATCCGACAAATAA
- a CDS encoding CmpA/NrtA family ABC transporter substrate-binding protein, which produces MRPTTLSVGYIPLIDAALLIVAQEMGFAAEEGLALDLKPAPSWSSVRDMLAFGRVDAAHMLSPVTVATALGLGGSGVQFAALSVLSMNGNVIGVSNDLAARLRDVGHGFGFDDAEKAGRDLIEAAKGRLRIGVPFPFSMHAELLYYWLSALGLPAPQSVDIRTVPPPLMGAAIEAGEIDAFCVGEPWGSQAVEHGGRELLLPGCAIWSAAPEKVLAVRSDWAEQEQALMGRLIRAVWRVAHGVFRSDLYRQALETTSADLPGASSKQEGGLSVPTAVASKVGQLILEKNQFFDGRVFDPFVK; this is translated from the coding sequence ATGAGACCCACGACGCTGTCCGTTGGCTATATTCCCCTGATTGATGCCGCGCTTTTGATCGTGGCGCAGGAGATGGGCTTTGCCGCAGAGGAGGGCCTGGCGCTCGATCTCAAACCGGCGCCGTCCTGGTCCTCGGTGCGCGATATGCTGGCCTTTGGCCGCGTCGATGCCGCACATATGTTGTCGCCGGTGACTGTCGCCACGGCCCTGGGATTGGGCGGATCAGGCGTGCAATTCGCAGCACTTTCCGTTTTGTCGATGAACGGCAACGTGATCGGCGTGTCGAATGATCTGGCCGCGCGGCTGCGCGATGTGGGCCATGGGTTCGGCTTTGACGATGCCGAAAAAGCCGGGCGCGATCTGATCGAGGCCGCCAAAGGTCGGCTCAGAATCGGCGTGCCTTTTCCGTTTTCGATGCATGCTGAGCTGTTGTATTACTGGCTCTCCGCGCTGGGCCTGCCCGCGCCGCAATCCGTCGACATCCGCACGGTGCCGCCGCCCTTGATGGGCGCCGCGATTGAGGCCGGCGAGATCGACGCCTTTTGTGTCGGCGAACCTTGGGGCTCGCAGGCGGTGGAACATGGCGGCCGTGAGCTTTTGCTGCCGGGCTGTGCGATCTGGTCGGCGGCGCCGGAAAAAGTGCTGGCGGTGCGCTCTGATTGGGCTGAGCAGGAACAGGCCCTGATGGGCCGTCTGATCCGCGCGGTCTGGCGCGTGGCCCATGGCGTGTTCCGCTCCGATCTTTACCGTCAGGCGCTTGAGACGACCTCTGCCGATTTGCCCGGCGCCTCGTCGAAACAAGAGGGCGGATTGAGCGTGCCGACGGCGGTCGCGTCTAAGGTCGGGCAGCTGATTCTTGAGAAGAACCAGTTTTTCGACGGACGCGTTTTTGATCCTTTCGTGAAATGA
- the mobA gene encoding molybdenum cofactor guanylyltransferase MobA gives MSQGPRVSEGVFPGVILAGGQGTRLGGVDKGMVELGGTRLIERIIDRLAPQCATLAISANGDPKRYSEFGFPILPDGTPVAQGPLAGVLAGLDWAAMKGFEAIVTVATDTPFFPTDLVARLAAVSHPEGFGIAVTKEDGDVRWHPTFGLWPVTLRHDLRVALQRNQRRMQQFAEGKGAVPVLFEAEHPEELFFNINTAEDLARAEARLIRA, from the coding sequence ATGTCACAGGGTCCCAGAGTATCTGAGGGGGTTTTCCCAGGCGTCATCCTCGCGGGCGGGCAAGGCACCCGTCTCGGCGGTGTCGACAAGGGGATGGTGGAGCTGGGCGGTACGCGGTTGATCGAGCGGATCATCGACCGGCTGGCCCCGCAATGCGCCACGCTGGCGATCAGCGCCAATGGCGATCCGAAACGCTACTCAGAGTTCGGCTTTCCGATCCTGCCCGATGGCACGCCGGTCGCACAGGGGCCTTTGGCGGGGGTTCTGGCCGGGCTCGACTGGGCGGCGATGAAGGGCTTTGAGGCCATTGTCACTGTCGCGACCGACACGCCGTTTTTCCCGACCGATCTGGTCGCGCGACTGGCCGCCGTGTCACATCCCGAGGGCTTTGGCATCGCGGTCACAAAGGAGGATGGCGACGTGCGCTGGCATCCGACCTTTGGCCTTTGGCCCGTGACCTTGCGCCACGACCTGCGCGTCGCGCTTCAACGCAATCAAAGGCGGATGCAGCAATTTGCCGAGGGCAAAGGCGCCGTGCCGGTGCTGTTCGAGGCGGAGCATCCCGAGGAACTGTTCTTCAACATCAACACGGCGGAAGATCTGGCGCGGGCCGAGGCGCGGCTTATCCGCGCTTGA
- a CDS encoding sulfurtransferase TusA family protein — MTETTHHETQDAGPDTCNAAWGDTLDAIGLICPLPVLKARKRLLSMAPGQVLRLLASDPAAVIDVPHFCQEAGHQYLGMTDHGESQSYLIKRG, encoded by the coding sequence ATGACAGAGACGACACATCATGAGACCCAGGACGCCGGACCGGACACATGTAACGCGGCATGGGGCGACACCCTCGATGCCATCGGGCTGATCTGTCCTTTGCCGGTGCTCAAGGCGCGCAAACGGCTTTTGTCCATGGCGCCGGGGCAGGTCCTGCGGCTGTTGGCCTCCGACCCGGCCGCCGTGATCGACGTGCCGCATTTCTGTCAGGAGGCGGGGCACCAGTATCTCGGCATGACGGATCACGGCGAGAGCCAAAGTTACCTGATCAAGCGCGGATAA
- the ugpC gene encoding sn-glycerol-3-phosphate ABC transporter ATP-binding protein UgpC, giving the protein MAQVTLDSVRKIYPNGVEAVTPASFQIEDGEFVVLVGPSGCGKSTLLRMIAGLEDITEGALSIGETVVNTLDPADRDIAMVFQNYALYPHMTVRKNIAYGLKNRKTPKDVIAQKVDEAAKMLNLTEYLDRKPAQLSGGQRQRVAMGRAIVRDPALFLFDEPLSNLDAKLRNQMRIEIKALQRRLGVTSIYVTHDQVEAMTMADRIIVLNGGRIEQIGTPSDIYHNPASTFVASFMGAPPMNLVAAEMQDGTLSFAGLELPLASSMRGPVTLGLRPEDLIIDSHGPLAMEVELIEELGAHRLLHGQVDGQRLTVHLAKEEQVALGPLRLSCRVQNLCLFHPETGVRMDGGFAFNLAQERMEERA; this is encoded by the coding sequence ATGGCTCAGGTCACTTTGGACTCCGTCCGCAAAATCTATCCGAACGGCGTCGAGGCCGTCACCCCCGCAAGTTTTCAGATCGAGGACGGTGAATTCGTCGTTCTGGTTGGCCCGTCGGGCTGCGGGAAATCCACGCTTCTGCGCATGATCGCGGGGCTAGAAGACATCACCGAAGGTGCGCTTTCGATTGGTGAGACCGTGGTCAACACTCTCGACCCGGCGGATCGCGACATCGCCATGGTGTTTCAAAACTACGCGCTCTACCCGCATATGACGGTGCGCAAGAACATCGCTTACGGCCTCAAGAACCGTAAAACGCCGAAAGACGTGATTGCACAAAAGGTCGATGAGGCGGCGAAGATGCTCAATCTCACCGAGTATCTCGACCGCAAACCGGCCCAGCTCTCCGGCGGCCAGCGTCAGCGCGTTGCCATGGGCCGTGCCATTGTGCGTGACCCGGCGCTGTTCCTCTTCGATGAACCTTTGTCGAATTTGGACGCGAAACTGCGCAACCAGATGCGGATTGAAATCAAAGCCCTGCAACGTCGCCTTGGCGTCACCTCTATCTACGTCACCCACGATCAGGTCGAAGCCATGACCATGGCCGACCGCATCATCGTGTTGAACGGCGGCAGGATCGAACAGATCGGCACACCGTCCGACATCTACCACAACCCGGCCTCGACCTTTGTCGCCTCCTTCATGGGCGCGCCGCCGATGAACCTCGTAGCAGCCGAAATGCAGGACGGGACCCTGAGCTTTGCCGGGCTGGAGCTGCCGCTGGCCTCGTCGATGCGCGGTCCGGTGACTTTGGGCCTACGGCCCGAAGATTTGATCATCGACAGCCACGGCCCGCTGGCGATGGAGGTCGAGTTGATCGAAGAGTTGGGCGCGCATCGTCTGTTGCACGGCCAGGTCGACGGTCAGCGCCTCACGGTACATCTCGCGAAAGAAGAACAGGTCGCGCTTGGGCCTTTGCGCCTGTCGTGCCGTGTGCAGAACCTCTGCCTGTTCCACCCCGAAACCGGCGTGCGCATGGATGGCGGCTTTGCCTTCAACCTCGCGCAGGAACGCATGGAAGAACGCGCATGA
- a CDS encoding extracellular solute-binding protein encodes MNTIKFTAAAATFALAGTAAFAETEITWWHAMGGNLGETVNKIAEGFNASQDEYKITPVFKGSYEETLTSGIAAFRAGEQPNIMQVFDAGSATVIGAQGATVPVQDLLSENGVNFDINDYIPGVRYFYADNQGKMIGMPFNSSSPVMYYNADALAAAGVEVPTTYEEFEEIAPKLKDAGYIPLVQTHLPWEFVENFHSRHNLPFATNANGYDGAEGTEILINSDEMKMHFTKVKEWLDEGYFGFFGTGWDDNQAQFEDGKAAMYIGSSGDFGGLTTKGMSFEWGSAYLPYWASITEEGYQTFIGGAALFAMSGKSAEENKATAEFFRYLTSPEVQYMWHRETGYVPVTTAAYELAKADGHYDRFPAAETGPKQLMLQAGENTRGYRMGFYVQIRDVENRELGRVLSGETTVEDALATIEKEGNELLARFAKTQG; translated from the coding sequence ATGAACACGATCAAATTCACGGCAGCTGCTGCCACCTTCGCCCTCGCGGGCACCGCCGCATTTGCGGAAACCGAAATCACCTGGTGGCACGCCATGGGCGGCAACCTCGGCGAGACCGTCAACAAAATCGCCGAAGGCTTCAACGCCTCGCAAGACGAATACAAGATCACCCCGGTGTTCAAAGGTTCCTACGAAGAGACCCTGACCTCCGGCATCGCCGCCTTCCGTGCGGGCGAACAGCCGAACATCATGCAGGTGTTTGACGCCGGTTCCGCCACCGTGATCGGTGCTCAGGGCGCGACTGTTCCGGTGCAAGATCTGCTGTCCGAGAACGGCGTCAACTTCGATATCAACGACTACATCCCGGGCGTGCGCTACTTCTACGCCGACAACCAGGGCAAGATGATCGGCATGCCGTTCAACTCCTCCTCGCCGGTGATGTATTACAATGCCGACGCGCTGGCCGCCGCCGGCGTCGAAGTGCCGACCACCTACGAAGAATTCGAAGAGATCGCGCCGAAGCTCAAAGACGCCGGGTACATCCCGCTCGTGCAAACGCACCTGCCGTGGGAATTCGTCGAGAACTTCCATTCCCGTCACAACCTGCCGTTTGCGACCAACGCCAATGGCTATGACGGCGCAGAAGGCACCGAAATTCTCATCAACTCCGATGAGATGAAAATGCATTTCACCAAGGTCAAAGAATGGCTCGACGAAGGCTACTTCGGCTTCTTCGGCACCGGTTGGGACGACAACCAGGCGCAATTCGAAGACGGCAAAGCCGCCATGTATATCGGCTCCTCGGGCGACTTCGGTGGCCTGACCACGAAAGGCATGTCCTTCGAGTGGGGCTCCGCCTACCTGCCCTACTGGGCGTCCATCACCGAAGAGGGCTACCAGACCTTCATCGGCGGCGCGGCTCTGTTCGCGATGTCCGGCAAATCCGCTGAGGAAAACAAGGCGACCGCCGAGTTCTTCCGCTACCTGACCTCGCCGGAAGTTCAGTACATGTGGCACCGTGAAACCGGCTATGTTCCGGTCACCACCGCCGCTTATGAGCTGGCCAAAGCCGATGGTCACTACGACCGTTTCCCGGCCGCCGAAACCGGCCCGAAACAGCTGATGCTGCAAGCTGGCGAAAACACCCGTGGCTACCGCATGGGGTTCTACGTCCAGATCCGTGACGTGGAAAACCGTGAGCTGGGCCGTGTGCTCTCCGGTGAGACCACCGTCGAGGACGCGCTGGCCACGATCGAGAAAGAGGGCAACGAGCTTCTCGCCCGTTTCGCCAAGACCCAAGGGTAA
- a CDS encoding 2-oxoglutarate and iron-dependent oxygenase domain-containing protein, with product MIQILDYHDLISGKDPSGFSTQLGQACRTEGVFQLKDHGIPRGLLRDVIASAEEFFALPEEDKAPLDIRHSSCNRGWAGMGVERLGGPDGTPLSKESFSIGLDLRPDDPRVLAGEPFRGPNVWPDCDQFRDVMRDYYKEMLSLGRSLMRAVESDLDLPKDFFKPHFSEPNATLRLSHTPADPWRDGLASDLPQFDYGALTLVLSDGVAGLQVKNRSGRWYDIPDTPDTLTVLVGEELMRWSNDLYRAAPHRVLPPVQPRTLAAFYLDPNPESVIAPLPGLGAPQYPPVRAADYLRVRLAQTYMPLASGQG from the coding sequence ATGATACAGATTTTGGACTATCATGACCTGATCTCCGGGAAAGACCCCAGCGGATTTTCAACCCAACTGGGACAGGCCTGCCGCACCGAAGGTGTGTTCCAACTGAAAGACCACGGCATCCCGCGCGGCCTTTTGCGCGATGTCATCGCCTCGGCGGAGGAGTTCTTTGCCCTGCCCGAAGAGGACAAAGCCCCGCTCGACATTCGCCATTCGTCCTGCAATCGCGGCTGGGCGGGCATGGGGGTGGAGCGTCTGGGCGGTCCCGATGGCACACCTTTGAGCAAGGAAAGTTTCAGCATCGGCCTCGATTTGCGCCCCGACGATCCCCGCGTTTTGGCGGGCGAACCGTTTCGTGGCCCCAATGTCTGGCCCGACTGCGACCAGTTTCGCGACGTGATGCGCGACTATTACAAGGAAATGCTGAGCCTCGGGCGCAGCCTCATGCGCGCGGTCGAAAGTGATCTCGACCTGCCGAAGGATTTCTTCAAACCGCATTTCTCCGAGCCCAACGCCACGCTGCGGCTGTCGCATACGCCGGCGGACCCCTGGCGCGACGGCCTCGCCTCCGATCTGCCGCAATTCGATTACGGTGCGCTGACCCTCGTTCTGTCGGACGGGGTGGCCGGGCTACAGGTGAAAAACCGGAGTGGGCGGTGGTATGACATCCCGGATACGCCGGACACGCTGACGGTCTTGGTGGGGGAGGAGTTGATGCGCTGGAGTAACGATCTCTACCGCGCCGCGCCGCATCGGGTCTTGCCGCCGGTGCAGCCAAGGACGCTGGCGGCCTTTTACCTCGATCCCAATCCCGAGAGCGTCATCGCGCCTTTGCCGGGGCTGGGCGCGCCGCAATACCCGCCGGTGCGGGCGGCGGATTACCTGCGGGTGCGCTTGGCGCAGACCTATATGCCGCTTGCCTCTGGACAGGGTTGA
- a CDS encoding DUF2478 domain-containing protein: MLGYVMAEGPGAVDALLAALAERLQAEGRRVTGAVQINTDLPNDVKCRMELQLLPSGERVQISQSLGALSKGCRLNPEGLEQAVFQTEQGLDAGAELVLINKFGKQEVEGRGFRTLIGEALAQGVPVIVGVNAKNIAGFLDFAGEFAEELAPEGEALRDWCLETLRSD, from the coding sequence ATGCTCGGATATGTGATGGCGGAAGGACCCGGCGCGGTCGATGCGCTGCTGGCGGCTCTGGCGGAGCGGTTGCAGGCCGAAGGGCGTCGCGTCACCGGCGCGGTGCAAATCAACACCGACCTGCCCAATGACGTCAAATGCCGGATGGAGCTACAGCTTTTGCCTTCCGGTGAACGCGTGCAAATCTCGCAGAGCCTTGGTGCGCTGTCGAAAGGCTGTCGGTTGAACCCTGAGGGGCTGGAACAAGCGGTTTTTCAGACGGAACAGGGGCTCGACGCCGGGGCAGAACTGGTGTTGATCAACAAATTCGGCAAGCAGGAGGTCGAAGGTCGCGGCTTTCGCACTCTGATCGGCGAGGCTCTGGCGCAGGGTGTGCCGGTGATCGTCGGTGTGAACGCCAAGAATATTGCAGGCTTTCTGGACTTCGCAGGCGAGTTTGCTGAAGAGCTCGCGCCGGAGGGTGAGGCGCTGCGGGACTGGTGTCTGGAGACTCTGCGATCTGATTAA
- a CDS encoding ABC transporter permease subunit translates to MKRAGFASRWLPILLLVPQLSIILVFFYWPAAYAVKSSFYLQDPFGFGQTFVGLENYSSLADSAEYLRVTNFTVVFTVLVTFFSLALALLLAVKADKVIRGAKSYRTLLMWVYAVAPPVAGYMGLLLFNQRWGPLTEFFSVFGWEFNLRADYFDTAFAMVVVSVWKQVPVNFIFFLSGLQSIPKSVREAALIDNRSASGRFWDVTFPLLAPTGFFLLIINITYALFDTFGVIDTLVKGEPANNPMTLVYKVYIDGFRGNDLGGSSAQSVVLMLLVLALTVFQFRMVEKRIHYT, encoded by the coding sequence ATGAAACGCGCAGGCTTTGCCTCCCGCTGGTTGCCGATCCTCCTTCTGGTGCCGCAGCTCTCGATCATCCTCGTCTTTTTCTACTGGCCAGCCGCCTATGCGGTAAAGTCGTCTTTCTACCTGCAAGACCCCTTCGGCTTTGGCCAAACCTTTGTCGGGCTGGAGAATTACAGTTCGCTGGCGGACTCCGCCGAATATCTCAGAGTGACGAATTTCACCGTGGTCTTCACGGTTTTGGTGACGTTTTTCTCACTGGCGCTGGCGCTGTTGCTGGCGGTCAAAGCGGATAAGGTCATCCGGGGTGCGAAGAGCTATCGCACGCTCTTGATGTGGGTCTATGCGGTCGCACCGCCGGTGGCGGGCTACATGGGGCTTTTGCTGTTCAACCAACGCTGGGGGCCGCTCACGGAGTTTTTCAGCGTGTTCGGCTGGGAGTTCAACCTGCGGGCGGATTATTTCGACACGGCCTTTGCCATGGTCGTCGTCTCCGTCTGGAAACAGGTGCCGGTGAATTTCATCTTCTTCCTCTCCGGGCTTCAGAGCATTCCGAAATCCGTGCGCGAGGCGGCCTTGATCGACAACCGCTCGGCCTCTGGCCGGTTCTGGGACGTGACATTCCCGCTCTTGGCACCCACCGGATTTTTCCTCCTGATCATCAACATCACCTACGCGCTTTTCGACACCTTCGGCGTGATCGACACGCTGGTGAAAGGCGAGCCAGCGAACAACCCGATGACGCTTGTTTACAAGGTCTACATCGACGGTTTCCGTGGCAACGACCTTGGCGGATCGTCGGCGCAATCGGTGGTTTTGATGCTCTTGGTTCTGGCCCTGACCGTGTTCCAGTTCCGCATGGTCGAAAAACGCATTCATTATACGTGA
- a CDS encoding Mu transposase C-terminal domain-containing protein: MAVTDLCWTMTNTIAAMPELRGIIERLFRTVGSKLLAHLSGRAFSNVVERGDYSSQALAALDEDELAQVFLLFFVDIYHNEPHEGLNGETPANAWRRVTQNTGKLPEPDPVTALAVFGVPLLRNLGRGGVVFSSIRYVNDVLREKLLDSGGQIAIRVDPQDLGWIAVFVGEEWHPAFATNAAVRGMDYLTWRTLVLEERARSRKAASLSEDTIIAARKRIRNINGAAMERTGVALPLVTSELLQQDQQQLFIGLSIRDSVETLPITAVTDDGLFSDEIDAGEEISRPLPDESDQPDDTDISKNQHSGSYLWPDEEGE, encoded by the coding sequence ATGGCAGTCACCGACCTGTGCTGGACCATGACAAATACCATCGCCGCGATGCCTGAGCTGCGCGGGATCATCGAACGTCTGTTCCGCACGGTCGGGTCAAAGCTTTTGGCTCATCTCTCTGGCCGAGCCTTCAGCAATGTCGTGGAGCGCGGCGACTATTCGAGCCAAGCTCTCGCGGCTCTGGACGAAGATGAATTGGCGCAGGTTTTCCTGCTTTTCTTCGTGGATATTTATCACAACGAGCCGCACGAAGGACTGAACGGTGAGACGCCCGCCAATGCATGGCGTCGAGTGACGCAAAATACCGGGAAATTGCCGGAGCCGGATCCAGTCACCGCACTGGCCGTCTTTGGCGTTCCTCTCCTGCGAAACTTAGGTCGCGGAGGCGTGGTTTTCTCAAGCATTCGGTATGTAAATGACGTTTTGCGCGAAAAGCTTTTGGACAGTGGAGGGCAGATTGCGATCCGCGTTGATCCTCAGGATCTGGGGTGGATCGCGGTCTTTGTGGGCGAGGAATGGCACCCCGCGTTTGCGACCAATGCCGCCGTGCGAGGCATGGATTATCTGACCTGGCGAACTTTGGTGTTGGAAGAGCGGGCGCGGAGCAGGAAAGCGGCGTCGTTAAGTGAAGATACGATTATCGCCGCTCGGAAGAGAATTCGAAACATCAACGGAGCTGCGATGGAGCGCACCGGAGTGGCGTTGCCCCTCGTGACGTCCGAGCTGCTACAGCAGGATCAACAGCAGCTGTTTATTGGTCTGAGCATCAGAGACAGCGTTGAAACACTGCCCATCACTGCGGTGACAGATGATGGTCTGTTCTCCGACGAAATTGATGCAGGCGAGGAAATTTCACGGCCTCTGCCCGATGAATCTGATCAACCCGACGACACGGATATTTCGAAAAATCAACACAGCGGAAGCTATCTCTGGCCCGACGAGGAGGGTGAATAA
- a CDS encoding endonuclease/exonuclease/phosphatase family protein gives MISLLDSLPPVTDEQRNTLLTAPRTADAHRAMMADVLAMNAVQIGGTAMQKALPSEITVATWNVERCLFPADTAAHLMPLAPDVVLLSEVDHGMSRTGQRHTTEEVAAALGMRYAFGVEFFEMGLGGPTERHFCKDDVNALGWHGNAVLSKVPFDKVTLIRLDDHGHWFSSESGADPEQPRLGGRMAIAAVLPTDAGEICVVSTHLESNAGAAHRHAQFEILLDAVDAFAPGMPVLIGGDLNTGNHIPPHFNHRDETLFELGAARGYDWGFTAEGMTTRPSLITPHPERVMKLDWIAARDVRCLDKGVLSSLDANNRPLADHDCVWAQVAF, from the coding sequence ATGATCTCTCTTTTGGACAGCCTGCCCCCGGTCACCGACGAGCAACGCAACACGCTTTTGACCGCGCCCCGCACGGCGGATGCGCATCGCGCCATGATGGCGGATGTGCTGGCGATGAATGCCGTGCAGATCGGCGGCACGGCGATGCAAAAGGCTTTGCCCTCTGAAATCACCGTCGCCACCTGGAATGTCGAACGCTGTCTCTTTCCGGCGGACACCGCCGCCCATCTCATGCCGCTTGCGCCCGATGTGGTGCTCCTGTCCGAAGTCGATCACGGCATGTCCCGCACCGGTCAGCGCCATACGACCGAAGAGGTCGCCGCAGCACTTGGCATGCGCTACGCTTTTGGCGTCGAGTTTTTTGAGATGGGGCTGGGCGGCCCGACCGAGCGGCATTTCTGCAAAGACGATGTCAACGCGCTGGGATGGCACGGCAATGCGGTTCTGTCCAAGGTGCCTTTCGACAAGGTGACGCTCATTCGTCTCGACGATCACGGCCATTGGTTTTCCTCGGAAAGCGGCGCCGACCCGGAGCAGCCGCGCCTTGGCGGGCGGATGGCGATTGCCGCCGTGCTGCCCACAGATGCAGGCGAGATCTGCGTCGTCTCCACCCATCTGGAAAGCAATGCCGGAGCTGCGCATCGGCACGCCCAATTCGAGATCCTGCTCGATGCGGTCGATGCGTTTGCGCCGGGGATGCCCGTGCTGATCGGCGGCGATCTCAACACCGGCAACCACATCCCGCCTCACTTCAACCATCGCGATGAGACGCTCTTTGAGCTTGGCGCGGCGCGGGGTTACGACTGGGGTTTCACCGCAGAAGGCATGACCACGCGTCCGTCTTTGATCACGCCGCACCCGGAGCGGGTGATGAAGCTCGACTGGATCGCCGCGCGGGACGTGCGCTGTCTCGACAAGGGCGTGTTGTCGTCTCTCGACGCCAACAACCGCCCGCTTGCAGATCACGACTGCGTCTGGGCGCAGGTGGCGTTTTAG